In the genome of Cytophagia bacterium CHB2, the window TGTATACTATCCGATTCTGACTCTCAGTATCGGCCTGCTTGAAACACGCCTGCATCGCCGGATTCCATTGCTGGGCATTTTTGCGCTCGCAATGATCTGCTTGCTGCTGCTGCTTTCGCGCGGCGCCTATCTGGGCATGATGATCGTTTTGATGTTCATGGCATTGGTCCGTTTTCGTTGGATGATCCCCGGCCTGGTGCTTGCCGCGATCTTCTATCAATTTTGGACGCCGGGCGCGGTACAAGAGCGTATGGAAAGCACACAAATCATAACCGCCAACGAATCCGTCGGTGGACGCGTGCCGGCGCCTTACGAACCCGAGCGCAACCTGGAAACCAGTTCAGCGTTGCGGTGGCGCATCTGGCGCGGCGCGGTGCGCATCATCGAAAATCACCCGTTTGGAGGCATCGGTTACAATACGTTCAGCTTGGCCATTCCGAAGTATGCCAATATCGAACGCAACATGGATGCACACAACATGTTTCTGCGCGTTGCCGCTGAAATGGGATTGCCCGGCTTGCTCAGTTTCTTGTCGCTTTTGTTCATTCCATTTCGGGCGATGCAACATGTCTATCGCACCACAGCCGATCGCTTCATGCGTGGCTGGATGTTGGGCGGGATGGCTAGCCTGCTTGGCATCATCGTGGTCAATTTCTTTGGCTCACGCTTCGTGCGTGAAGAGTTGGTAGGATTGTATTGGGTGATCGTAGCGTTAACTTACGCCTACATCTACCTGCGGCGACGTCGCGTTGCCCGCCTACAACAAGTCCAAGCACTCAAGCTCACCACGGCCGCTACTACGAATTATCGACTCAAGCCTGCCCCGCTGCTGCTTCATGGTAAGAACTAATGCGCGCCCCGGTTACTGTTGTTTATTTGACTGACAAGCTCGCTTATGGCGGCACGCCGCTGCAAATCGTCGAGCTTGCGCTGCATCTCGATCGCGCCCGCTTCCGGCCTTATTTGATTGCGCTATCGCAAATCGAAGCTGCCCTACGTGAGCGTTTGGAGCAGTCAAACATTCAGATGGAATGCCTTGAACAGGCAAATTGGGTTCGTGTAAACGCCTTGCCGGCGGCGTGGAAATT includes:
- a CDS encoding O-antigen ligase family protein: MMMAGAQKSLLNQIYPGLVAVLALSVALLVAQFSAGIAAGLVLGGILAFAGMAHYEVLVHALIVLLPLQSALPYSYQSLQTFNPFNALASVIFALWFVNAIIKRKQLLHGSAMNFALFFFSVICLAALFQTATAAGTAFMEDQINSLKRWLSPMLLFFPIANADFSRRAIKRMITTVLMMCGVVTLWTIKDLIALGWAEISEENRIGGPFGFGGENDLAAFFVYYPILTLSIGLLETRLHRRIPLLGIFALAMICLLLLLSRGAYLGMMIVLMFMALVRFRWMIPGLVLAAIFYQFWTPGAVQERMESTQIITANESVGGRVPAPYEPERNLETSSALRWRIWRGAVRIIENHPFGGIGYNTFSLAIPKYANIERNMDAHNMFLRVAAEMGLPGLLSFLSLLFIPFRAMQHVYRTTADRFMRGWMLGGMASLLGIIVVNFFGSRFVREELVGLYWVIVALTYAYIYLRRRRVARLQQVQALKLTTAATTNYRLKPAPLLLHGKN